One Persicobacter psychrovividus DNA window includes the following coding sequences:
- the adhE gene encoding bifunctional acetaldehyde-CoA/alcohol dehydrogenase, which yields MSSIKNLIAGVRKAQTEYSDFTQEQVDEIFHQAALAANNARIPLAKQAVAETGMGIVEDKVIKNHFASEFIYNKYKETVTCGIIEEDEAGGIIKIARPVGIIAGIVPTTNPTSTAIFKALMALKTRNGIIFSPHPRAKDCTIAAAKVVLDAAVAAGAPEGIIGWIDEPSVDKSSELMSSVDLILATGGPGMVKAAYSSGVPAIGVGAGNTPVIIDDSCHIKMAVNSVLVSKSFDNGVICASEQAVVVDAKIYDEVRAEFAAMGAHICTPEQVEKMRKTILVETKKGTCALNADIVGQSAQRIAELAGFEVPVGTKALIGEVESVEFDEPFAHEKLSPVLAMYKSKNFDDALAKADRLVVQGGLGHTSVLYADQAEHEKIEKFQNLMKTGRTLINMPAAQGAIGDIYNFKLAPSLTLGCGSWGGNAVSENVGPTHLLNIKTVAQRRENMLWFRIPEKVYFKFGSLQLALQELHDEGKKRVFIVTDRGLAGLGYTDFITKSLEANNIDYRIFSEVDADPVLSVVRQGAEQMTAYQPDYVIALGGGSAMDAAKIMWVMYEHPEVEFSKLAMTFMDIRKRIAKFPKMGSKAQFMAVATSSGTGSEVTPFSVITDDATGVKYPLADYELTPNVAVIDPELVMSMPKGLTVASGIDVMTHALEALVSVMASDYTNPLALEAARLVFKYLPLSVEGGSSDLKAKEKMANAAAMAGMAFANAFLGVCHSMAHKLGAAFHIPHGIANALMLNEVIRFNSVSSPRKMTAFPQYKYPNAAFRYARAADHCGLGGKNEEEKVQNLIQAISDLNAKIGVPATIQEWGVSEALFLEKLDTLVEEAFDDQCTGANPRYPLMEEIREMLLRAYYGPKAYEAKQAEEAKAAKPAKKAAKK from the coding sequence ATGAGTTCGATCAAAAATCTTATCGCTGGTGTACGTAAGGCACAGACCGAGTACAGTGACTTCACACAAGAACAAGTAGACGAAATTTTCCACCAAGCGGCTTTGGCTGCCAACAATGCGCGTATTCCATTGGCGAAGCAGGCGGTTGCTGAAACTGGTATGGGTATCGTTGAAGATAAAGTAATTAAAAACCACTTTGCTTCTGAGTTTATCTACAACAAGTACAAGGAAACAGTTACTTGTGGGATTATTGAAGAAGACGAAGCTGGTGGTATCATCAAAATCGCTCGCCCAGTTGGGATCATTGCAGGTATCGTTCCTACAACAAACCCTACTTCTACGGCGATCTTCAAAGCTTTGATGGCTTTGAAAACGCGTAACGGTATCATCTTCTCTCCACACCCTCGTGCAAAAGATTGTACCATCGCTGCTGCTAAAGTAGTATTGGATGCTGCTGTTGCTGCTGGTGCTCCTGAAGGAATTATCGGATGGATCGACGAGCCATCAGTAGATAAATCTTCTGAATTGATGAGTTCTGTGGACTTGATCTTGGCAACAGGTGGTCCTGGTATGGTGAAAGCGGCTTACTCTTCAGGTGTTCCAGCCATTGGAGTAGGAGCAGGTAACACGCCAGTAATTATTGACGATTCTTGTCATATCAAAATGGCAGTTAACTCTGTATTAGTATCTAAATCTTTCGATAACGGTGTAATCTGTGCTTCAGAGCAAGCGGTTGTTGTAGATGCTAAAATTTATGATGAAGTACGTGCTGAGTTCGCTGCTATGGGTGCACACATCTGTACGCCTGAGCAAGTAGAGAAAATGCGTAAAACGATCTTGGTGGAAACTAAGAAAGGTACTTGTGCATTGAACGCTGACATCGTTGGTCAGTCTGCGCAGCGTATTGCTGAATTGGCAGGTTTCGAAGTGCCAGTAGGTACTAAAGCATTGATCGGTGAAGTGGAAAGCGTTGAATTCGACGAGCCATTCGCACACGAGAAATTGTCTCCAGTATTGGCGATGTACAAATCGAAAAACTTTGACGACGCATTGGCGAAAGCTGACCGTTTGGTTGTTCAAGGTGGTTTGGGTCACACTTCAGTATTGTATGCTGACCAAGCTGAGCACGAAAAGATTGAGAAATTCCAAAACTTGATGAAAACTGGCCGTACGTTGATCAACATGCCAGCAGCTCAAGGTGCAATCGGTGATATCTATAACTTCAAATTAGCGCCATCTTTGACTTTGGGTTGTGGTTCTTGGGGTGGTAACGCCGTATCTGAAAACGTTGGACCTACTCACCTTTTAAATATCAAAACTGTGGCACAAAGAAGAGAAAACATGTTGTGGTTCCGTATCCCAGAGAAGGTTTACTTCAAGTTCGGTTCACTTCAATTGGCTTTGCAAGAATTGCATGATGAAGGTAAAAAACGCGTATTCATCGTAACTGACCGTGGTTTGGCTGGTTTGGGATACACTGACTTTATCACTAAGTCTTTGGAAGCAAACAACATCGATTACCGTATTTTCTCTGAAGTTGATGCTGATCCAGTATTGTCTGTAGTACGTCAGGGTGCTGAGCAAATGACTGCTTACCAACCAGATTACGTTATCGCATTGGGTGGTGGTTCTGCAATGGATGCTGCCAAAATCATGTGGGTAATGTACGAACACCCAGAGGTTGAGTTCTCTAAATTGGCAATGACCTTTATGGATATCCGTAAGCGTATTGCTAAATTCCCTAAAATGGGATCTAAAGCTCAATTCATGGCTGTTGCTACTTCTTCAGGTACAGGTTCTGAGGTAACTCCTTTCTCTGTAATTACTGACGATGCAACAGGTGTTAAATACCCATTGGCAGATTACGAATTGACTCCAAACGTTGCAGTTATCGACCCTGAGTTGGTAATGTCTATGCCTAAAGGCTTGACAGTTGCTTCTGGTATTGATGTAATGACGCACGCATTGGAAGCTTTGGTTTCTGTAATGGCATCTGATTACACTAACCCATTGGCTTTGGAAGCTGCGCGTTTAGTATTCAAATACTTGCCTTTGTCTGTTGAAGGTGGTTCTTCTGACTTGAAAGCGAAAGAGAAAATGGCTAACGCTGCTGCAATGGCGGGTATGGCATTTGCTAACGCATTCTTGGGAGTTTGTCACTCAATGGCACACAAATTGGGAGCGGCATTCCACATTCCTCACGGTATCGCGAATGCATTGATGTTGAACGAAGTTATCCGTTTCAACTCTGTTTCTTCTCCTCGTAAAATGACTGCTTTCCCTCAGTACAAATACCCTAACGCAGCATTCCGTTATGCTCGTGCGGCTGACCACTGTGGATTAGGCGGTAAAAACGAAGAAGAGAAAGTACAAAACTTGATCCAAGCAATCTCTGACTTGAACGCTAAAATTGGTGTTCCAGCAACAATCCAAGAGTGGGGTGTTTCTGAAGCATTGTTCTTGGAGAAATTGGATACTTTGGTTGAAGAAGCATTCGATGACCAATGTACTGGTGCTAACCCACGTTACCCATTGATGGAAGAGATTCGTGAGATGTTGTTGCGTGCTTACTACGGCCCAAAAGCATACGAAGCTAAACAAGCTGAAGAAGCTAAAGCTGCTAAACCAGCGAAAAAAGCTGCTAAAAAATAA